From the genome of Synechococcales cyanobacterium T60_A2020_003:
GAACGCCTGGGCGACACCATTGATATCCATGTGGGCGGAGCGGATCTCGTCTTTCCTCACCATGAAAACGAAATTGCTCAGTCGGAGGCGGTAACCGGACATCCCCTCGCTCACTACTGGATGCACAACGGCATGGTGAACGTGGACGGCGAGAAAATGTCGAAATCCCTGGGCAACTTCACCACCATCCGGGATTTACTGGACGCACCCGATGCGCCCCATCCGATGGCGGTACGTCTATTTGTCCTGCAAGCCCACTACCGCAAGCCCTTAGACTTTACCGCAGATGCAATTGAAGCCGCGAAGAACAGTTGGGACACCCTGCGGGACGGGTTGAGTTTTGGCTATCACTACGGAGCCGTCCTGGGCTGGGAGGATGTCAATAATCCAGAGTTTGGCGATCCGGCCTCGATGCGGATTCCGACCGATAGCGATCCGGTGCAGCGCTTCCAAACGGCAATGGACGATGATTTCAATACGTCCGGAGGCTTAGCGGTTCTGTTTGAGCTGGCGAAGGACTTACAAAAAGAGGGGAATCGCATTACCCATGCCGGACAAGCCCAGGCCGATAGCGCAACACTCCGGGAGATGTGGCAAACCTTGGTGTGTTTGTCTCAGGTGCTGGGGCTAGAACTGTCCGAACAGGATTTGGCACCCCCCGATACCGCAGGTATCAGTGACACCGAGATTGAACAGTTGATCCAACAACGCACCGAGGCCAAAAAAGCGAAAGACTTTGCCACTTCTGATCGCATTCGTAACGACCTCAAGAATTTGGGTATCACGTTGATCGATAAACCGGGTGGAATCACGCAGTGGGTCAGGGATTAGGTGATCGCCCCTGATCCTGCGTATGGCCCTTGAAAACCAGGCCACTTCCAAGACTGGCACAGTTCCATCCAAGCAGACTAACTCGCCCCACCCCCGCCTGGACTACCCAAATGGGTGATGCGGGTTGCTCTACCAATGGTGCGCTTTTCCGATCCATCCTTTGAACCCAAGCCAATCGAGAAAATGGCAACCCGTGGCGCGATCGCACCCTAGGGAGCCAACTATTATCTGGACAAGCTTAAAGACCCATTCAACTAAACACTGAATGGGCGGATGGGGCGATCGCGCCACCTTGAGTCTCTATCAGGTACGTACGTATATCTATCACATTGGCGATCCGAGATAGGGGTCGTCCATTCTTTGCTGGCTTAAAACAGCTAGAAACCTCGTCGTGGTTACATTCAGGGGACATTGGAGGATTTATGCAGACCATGTACACCACATCGAATTCTGACCTGCCCTACTCGCCGGATGCAGAATCGCCCATCGCTCAGTCTTTGGATTTTCTGCTCAATTCACCTCCTGCGGGAGAGCGGGACTTGCTTTCACTTCGGGACTTAGATGGGCTAGCAGAGGCGCACGGTGATCTGCAAAATGCCCCAGATGCCTATGTGGTACAGCCCTTGACTGAGGACGGATTTGCGGGCAGCAATGACCAATCACTTCAACCCATTGACGCGATCGCCCCTCTCTATACCGTAGAAACACCGAGATCTCTTCCAATTCCGGAAATCACTCCCCAATCCGACAGTGTGGCGATCGCCATCAACGGCGAATATGCCCCGACCGGACAGGCGATCGCAGGTCAAAATGCCGCCTTTGATTTAATCGGGTTGACCCAACTGCGCAATGATTCTCGGTTTAGTGGCATTGATGGCAGTGGCTATACCGTTGCTGTCATTGATACCGGGTTAGACTACACCCATCCCCTCCTCAAAGGCAACTACGTTACAGGCTATAACTTCGTAGATAACACCTCGGAACCGACCGACTACCTCCGCCACGGCACCCACGTTTCAGGCATCATTGGCGCGACCGATCCCAAGGTTGGCATTGCCACAGATGTAGGTTTAATTGGTCTACAGGTCTTTGGTACGCGCAGCCTATCCTACAATCCCGCTATTGAAAAAGCACTGCAATGGGTCTACGCCAATCGTGAAAAGTACAATATCGCCGCTGTCAATATGTCGATCGGTGGCGGGAACTATACCTCTAAAGCCCAGGTCGTTGGTGATCTCATTTCCGACGACATCCAAACCTTAGAAAAAGTGGGTATTCCGGTTGTCACCGCTGCAGGCAACGGCTACCAGGCCAACCAAACTCAGAATCTTGCATCGCCTGCCATTCAGAGCACGATCGCCGTGGGTTCCGTTTGGCAAGATAACAAATACGCAAGCTACTGGTGGGGAGCCGGAGCCACCGACTACAGCACCGGGGCTGATCGCATCACTGCGACCAGTCAGCGAATGGATGTTCCCAATATGTTTTTTGCGCCCGGTGCATTGATCAACAGTACGGTTCCCGGTGCCAAACTGGAAGAATTCGGCGGAACCAGCATGGCCGCTCCGATGGTATCCGGAACCATTGCCCTCATGCAGGAGGCCGCAACCCAGTACGCCGGACGCCGCCTCTCGATTACCGAAATTCTCAATATTCTCCGCAGTTCTGCCGACTCTATTTTTGATGGTGATGACGAAGACAACAGCGTTGCCAGCACCAAGACTACCTATAAGCGGATCAACGTTTACAACGCCATTCAAACCATTTACCAACAGTTCAACGGATCTAACAACAACTCCGGTGTAGAAACAGCTCCCACCAAAGACGATTCTAATCCTGCCCTCGATCCCAACGGTACCCTCAAAACCGCTACCGTCGGTCCTAGCCTCAATGGTGAACCTGTGCGCGTTACCTATGGTGAAATTGGCAAAGATGGCACGTCTACCATTGGCAGCAAAGACGTAGATCTGATCAAATTCTCTGTCCTTACTGCAGGCAACGTTACCTTGGAACTGCTGCCCGATTATATTAATCGCAGGGATTTTGACTCTCTTTTACGTGTCTTTAATCAACAAGGAAATGAGATCGGTTTTGATGATAATACTGGGATAGACAATTTTTCGAAAGCCAATTTGTTTCTAAACCCAGGCACCTACTATGCAGGCATTAGCGGGTCTGGCAATCGCAACTATAATCCCCAAAAGGCGGGTAGTGGCAGTAATGGTACAACAGGAACCTACGCGCTACGGTTGAGCTTATCTCCAAGCAGCGGCGGAAATGCTACCAGCCTGACCACTACCGAAGAAGCGATCGCCATAACCGATCCTATTGTTGGAACCGATCTGGGAGATACATTAGTAGGGTCAAAAAATGCTGACACTCTATCCGGTCGTGGTGGCAACGATGTGCTGAAGGGGAGTGGCGGTAATGATACCCTCAATGGTGATTTAGGCGATGATGTGCTGAAGGGGAGTGGCGGCAATGACACCCTTGACGGGGGGAACGGCAACGATCGCCTCTTGGGCAGTCGGGGCAACGATATTCTCCGGGGTGGCAGTGGTCGCAACCTGTTAGTTGGAGATGCGGGACGAGATAGATTTGTGCTTGCGCCCAGTGGACGGCAAACCGTTCGAGATTTTGAGGCAGGCACGGATCAGCTTCAGCTAGAGGGGGGCTTAAGTATGGGCAGTTTGTCCTTTAGAACTCGGAGCGATCGCACCTTGGTTAAAGCATTCGGCGAGACAATCGCGGTGTTTCTAAATGTCACCCCTGCGGATTTGGGAGCATAGAGATGTTCACCCAGT
Proteins encoded in this window:
- a CDS encoding cysteine--tRNA ligase: MPLTLYNSLTRRKEPFEPIEPGKVKMYCCGVTVYNYCHLGHARSYIVWDTVRRYLMWRGFEVRYVQNFTDIDDKILNRAREEGSTMEAVADRYTQAYFEDMARLNILEADEYPRATHTLDGIKRLIHELEQKGFAYASDGDVYYSVRSFPSYGKLSGRKLEDMQAGASGRVDADPDAPKKKDPFDFALWKGAKKGEPAWESPWGAGRPGWHIECSAMVREAFGSSQGDERLGDTIDIHVGGADLVFPHHENEIAQSEAVTGHPLAHYWMHNGMVNVDGEKMSKSLGNFTTIRDLLDAPDAPHPMAVRLFVLQAHYRKPLDFTADAIEAAKNSWDTLRDGLSFGYHYGAVLGWEDVNNPEFGDPASMRIPTDSDPVQRFQTAMDDDFNTSGGLAVLFELAKDLQKEGNRITHAGQAQADSATLREMWQTLVCLSQVLGLELSEQDLAPPDTAGISDTEIEQLIQQRTEAKKAKDFATSDRIRNDLKNLGITLIDKPGGITQWVRD